A window of Borrelia sp. A-FGy1 contains these coding sequences:
- a CDS encoding SUMF1/EgtB/PvdO family nonheme iron enzyme, whose amino-acid sequence MQKDDKLDINDEIFKVKLKPILGIVPKIYCLLMLLILFLILLFIFLINPKIKNPGSYLHIKTNINNAHVYLDEKYLGRTPLNKYINIAKGTLRIKRLGFDTYEEQIEIQNRFFTSYNFNVKLELVDPDKIINQRQKELSIMTKIKNTNDNIQTIPIFSLILNDFKNSTEHIKKFFKTSIPYLNSSSLFKDFMKVYKEIYSIKNNSNKDIWESLQQNFNLEKRSIIWFFQNLDKEQQKQISNEAWFKTLIEELKNEKKILTFENKNINLDFKGFKKINSEIIESTEDYKLSSHNITIKTAYKLKEFLIQNQNITKAEYQIFLNENPKWKLNNKDNLIKEELVDERYLKNFVQIASNEDITDISYYAALEYARWYSSTLPKGFTARLPLSQEWELYQRKEPKSINHLNINEISQKVGFWNLMQNSNFNDTLLFKDKNQNNIYCTHFNSLITEVRTYKYKDNSILKPSTKASFLKNWSSPNIGFRLIIEKE is encoded by the coding sequence ATGCAAAAAGATGATAAACTTGATATTAATGACGAAATTTTTAAAGTAAAATTAAAACCAATATTAGGAATAGTTCCAAAAATTTACTGTTTATTAATGCTACTTATCTTATTCTTAATCTTATTATTTATTTTTTTAATAAATCCCAAAATAAAAAATCCTGGATCCTATTTACACATAAAAACTAATATTAACAATGCACATGTTTATCTAGATGAAAAATACCTTGGAAGAACTCCATTAAATAAATACATAAACATCGCCAAAGGCACCTTAAGAATAAAAAGACTAGGATTTGATACTTATGAAGAACAAATTGAAATACAAAATAGATTTTTTACAAGTTACAACTTTAATGTTAAATTAGAGTTAGTAGATCCTGATAAAATCATAAATCAAAGGCAAAAAGAGCTATCTATCATGACAAAAATTAAAAATACTAACGACAATATACAAACAATTCCTATATTCTCACTAATTTTAAACGATTTTAAAAACAGTACAGAACACATAAAAAAATTTTTTAAAACTTCTATACCGTATTTAAATTCAAGTTCATTGTTTAAAGATTTCATGAAAGTATATAAAGAAATTTACTCAATAAAAAATAATAGTAATAAAGACATATGGGAATCTTTACAACAAAACTTTAATCTAGAAAAAAGATCAATTATTTGGTTTTTTCAAAATCTAGATAAAGAACAACAAAAACAAATATCTAATGAAGCATGGTTTAAAACACTAATAGAAGAATTAAAAAACGAAAAAAAAATATTAACATTTGAAAATAAAAATATAAATCTAGACTTTAAAGGTTTTAAAAAAATAAATTCAGAAATTATTGAAAGTACTGAAGATTATAAATTATCTTCTCATAACATTACGATTAAAACTGCATATAAATTAAAAGAATTTTTAATTCAAAATCAAAATATTACTAAAGCTGAATATCAAATATTCTTAAATGAAAATCCCAAATGGAAATTAAATAACAAAGATAATTTAATAAAAGAAGAACTTGTAGATGAAAGGTATCTTAAAAATTTTGTACAAATTGCTTCAAACGAAGACATTACTGACATATCTTACTATGCAGCTCTAGAGTATGCTAGATGGTATTCTTCAACACTACCAAAAGGATTTACAGCAAGGCTTCCTTTATCTCAAGAATGGGAATTGTACCAAAGAAAAGAACCAAAATCAATCAATCATTTAAATATTAACGAAATATCTCAAAAAGTCGGATTTTGGAATTTAATGCAAAACTCAAACTTTAATGATACATTATTATTTAAAGATAAAAATCAAAATAACATATATTGTACACATTTTAACTCATTAATAACCGAAGTTAGAACATATAAATATAAAGACAATTCAATACTTAAACCTTCAACAAAAGCTTCTTTTTTAAAAAATTGGAGTTCTCCAAATATTGGATTTAGGCTAATTATTGAAAAGGAGTAG
- the smpB gene encoding SsrA-binding protein SmpB, translating into MTSLLLENKKARFNYFIENKINCGIVLKGTEVKSIKLKKFSFNDSFAIIKKDEIWLEKLHISKYKEGNIFNHKEIRSRKLLIKKKEIQKLKKFREKEGYTLIPISIFLKNSLIKVELGICKGKKLFDKRETLKQKSIKKDLSREIKHYR; encoded by the coding sequence GTGACCTCACTTTTGCTTGAAAATAAAAAAGCAAGATTCAATTATTTCATTGAAAATAAAATAAACTGCGGTATTGTACTAAAAGGAACTGAAGTTAAGTCTATCAAATTAAAAAAGTTTTCATTTAATGATAGCTTTGCTATTATCAAAAAAGATGAAATATGGCTTGAAAAGCTACATATATCAAAATATAAAGAAGGCAATATCTTTAACCATAAAGAAATAAGAAGTAGAAAACTTCTTATCAAAAAAAAAGAAATACAAAAATTAAAAAAATTTAGAGAAAAAGAAGGATATACTCTAATTCCTATTTCAATTTTTCTAAAAAATTCATTAATAAAAGTAGAACTCGGAATATGTAAAGGTAAGAAATTATTTGATAAAAGAGAAACCTTAAAACAAAAAAGCATCAAAAAAGATTTAAGTCGAGAGATCAAACATTATAGATAA
- a CDS encoding P13 family porin, with protein sequence MKKILIMVLFSFFIFTSFAQVEDRKIIDNSVDKLLIYESSKKDPLIPFILNLVLGFGIGSFAQGDIIGGLSLLGFDAIGVGLLAYGVYSAGGISEVKAKKEDLPWVSVSLIAVGGVTLAITRLVEIVLPFVHASNYNKRLRQNLGNALGGFQPDFGVTMNENNMLGFGIYFAKNF encoded by the coding sequence ATGAAAAAAATTTTGATTATGGTCTTATTTTCTTTTTTTATTTTTACTAGCTTTGCTCAGGTTGAGGATAGGAAAATTATTGATAATTCGGTAGATAAATTATTAATTTATGAATCTTCCAAGAAAGACCCTTTAATTCCATTTATTTTAAATCTGGTTTTGGGATTTGGAATAGGATCTTTTGCACAAGGAGATATTATTGGTGGATTATCTCTTTTAGGATTTGATGCTATTGGTGTTGGTTTGTTAGCTTACGGTGTATATTCTGCTGGGGGTATAAGTGAGGTTAAGGCTAAGAAAGAAGATTTACCTTGGGTTTCGGTTTCTTTAATAGCAGTGGGAGGAGTTACTTTGGCTATTACAAGACTTGTTGAAATTGTTCTTCCTTTTGTACATGCATCTAATTATAATAAAAGGCTTAGACAAAATTTAGGAAATGCTTTAGGAGGATTTCAGCCTGATTTTGGTGTTACTATGAATGAAAATAATATGCTTGGATTTGGAATTTATTTTGCAAAGAATTTTTAA
- a CDS encoding DNA topoisomerase IV subunit A — protein MDVRVLLRDNFLQYSSYVIKDRAIASVIDGFKPVQRRIIHSLFEMHDSNFHKVANVVGNTMKYHPHGDTSIYEALVNMANKDLFIEKQGNFGNLFTGDPASASRYIECRLTPLAFDVLYSKEITSYEPSYDGRNDEPLIFPAKIPVVLIQGSEGIAVGMAAKILPHNFNEILNAVKSELLGEPYELYPDFPTGGIVDVNEYADGNGKVLVRAKIEATDDNKTILIKELPFGETTESIIASIEKAIRKNYIKVTSINDFTTENVEIELTLPRGVYASEVIEKLYHYTNCQVSISVNLLLLSDRYPVIYTITEVIKFHAEHLQKVLKMELELQRNKILEKIFYKTLEQIFIEKRIYKVLETISKESDVLNIILNKILKYKDNFYRDIVLSDIENLLRIPIRKISIFDIDKNNKDIISLNKELKSVEINIGSIRGYSINFIDKLLAKYSKAYKRKTKISLIQSKNVREIATKNMKVYLNLKSGFVGTSLIDGEFIGNASYYDKILIFKKKSYVIKNIEDKTFIDKNNIGALVYDINSSKDQIFSIIYLNKSENLYYVKRFKIDKFITDKIYKFLDDKDEFVDFALNPDFVEFCTTKGIVKTINIGNFMIKSRVSVGKRISSSNLKKVKFK, from the coding sequence ATGGACGTTAGGGTATTACTTAGAGATAATTTTTTACAATATTCATCTTATGTCATTAAGGACCGTGCAATTGCTAGTGTTATTGATGGATTTAAGCCCGTACAGAGGAGGATTATACATTCTCTCTTTGAAATGCATGATAGCAATTTTCATAAGGTTGCAAATGTTGTCGGAAATACAATGAAATATCATCCTCATGGAGATACTTCGATTTATGAAGCACTTGTGAATATGGCAAATAAAGATTTGTTTATTGAGAAGCAAGGAAATTTTGGTAATCTTTTTACTGGTGATCCTGCTTCTGCGTCACGCTATATTGAATGTCGGTTAACTCCTTTAGCATTTGATGTACTTTATAGTAAGGAAATAACATCTTATGAGCCTTCTTATGATGGTCGTAATGACGAACCTTTGATTTTCCCTGCAAAAATTCCTGTAGTACTCATTCAAGGAAGTGAAGGAATTGCTGTTGGTATGGCTGCAAAAATTTTGCCTCATAATTTTAATGAGATTTTGAATGCTGTTAAAAGTGAATTACTCGGTGAACCTTATGAACTTTATCCTGATTTTCCTACAGGTGGAATAGTTGATGTTAATGAATACGCAGATGGGAATGGTAAAGTTTTAGTGCGTGCTAAGATTGAGGCTACAGATGATAATAAGACTATATTAATAAAAGAGTTGCCATTTGGGGAGACTACGGAGAGTATAATAGCTTCTATTGAAAAAGCTATTCGTAAAAATTATATTAAGGTAACAAGCATTAACGATTTTACTACGGAGAATGTAGAAATTGAATTAACCCTTCCAAGGGGAGTGTATGCTAGTGAAGTTATTGAAAAGTTATATCATTATACAAATTGTCAGGTCTCTATTTCGGTTAACTTACTTTTGCTAAGTGATAGATATCCTGTTATTTATACTATTACAGAGGTAATCAAGTTCCATGCAGAACATTTGCAGAAAGTATTAAAAATGGAGCTTGAATTACAAAGAAATAAAATCCTTGAAAAAATTTTTTATAAAACTTTAGAACAAATATTTATTGAAAAGAGAATTTATAAAGTCCTTGAAACTATTTCTAAAGAATCTGACGTTTTAAACATTATTTTGAATAAAATTTTAAAATATAAAGACAATTTTTATAGAGATATTGTTTTGAGTGATATTGAAAATTTACTTAGAATTCCTATTAGAAAAATAAGTATTTTTGATATTGATAAAAATAATAAAGATATTATAAGTCTTAATAAGGAATTAAAGAGTGTGGAGATTAATATTGGATCGATTAGGGGATATTCAATAAATTTTATAGATAAACTTCTTGCAAAATATTCTAAAGCTTATAAGAGAAAAACAAAAATATCTCTTATTCAATCAAAAAATGTTAGGGAAATAGCTACTAAAAATATGAAGGTTTATTTAAATTTGAAATCTGGTTTTGTTGGAACTAGCCTTATTGATGGTGAATTTATTGGAAATGCTAGCTATTATGATAAGATATTAATCTTTAAGAAAAAGTCTTATGTTATAAAAAATATTGAGGATAAAACTTTTATTGATAAAAATAATATAGGTGCTTTAGTTTATGATATAAATAGTTCAAAAGATCAAATATTTTCTATAATTTATCTTAATAAATCTGAAAACCTTTATTATGTTAAGAGATTTAAGATAGATAAGTTTATTACGGATAAGATTTACAAATTTTTGGATGATAAAGATGAATTTGTAGATTTTGCTTTAAACCCAGATTTTGTAGAATTTTGCACTACTAAGGGAATTGTTAAAACTATCAATATTGGTAATTTTATGATTAAGTCTAGGGTTTCTGTAGGTAAAAGAATTTCAAGCAGTAATCTTAAAAAGGTTAAGTTTAAGTAG
- a CDS encoding DNA topoisomerase IV subunit B, with product MKTNNYDESKIITLSSLEHIRLRSGMYIGRLGDGSNIDDGIYVLIKEIVDNSIDEFIMGYGKEIFIRKENNIIGVRDYGRGIPLGKVVDSVSVINTGAKYNDDVFQFSVGLNGVGTKAVNALSSRFFVRSIRDGKFFEALFSKGNLMKTSEGNSDEISGTYIEFLADTEIFGNYKYSEDFLKRRFFHYACLNKGLKINYNDQIFESKKGLLDFINSEIKNEDLLYDFVYYSSKTLEFAFSHTSNYGETYFSFVNGQYTSDGGTHQTGFREGFARAINDFLKKTYSSTDIREGLVATLSVKIKDPIFESQTKNKLGNIETRSNVAKEVQKIISEILYKDKTLAKVIESKVVDNERLRKELSSVRKEAKERAKKISFKIPKLKDCKFHFNEKSIQSESTMIFLTEGDSATGSMVSCRDVYTQAIFSLRGKPQNMFEKSKSEIYKNEELYNMMVALGIEESIENLRYNKVVIATDADFDGFHIRNLLLAFFLTYFEDLVLNGHMYILETPLFRVRNKKNTVYCYSEEDKQKAILEISDPEVTRFKGLGEISPNEFRNFIDISNIKLTKVDLFNIKDIKENLGFYMGQNTSERRNFIMENLI from the coding sequence ATGAAGACAAATAATTATGATGAAAGTAAAATTATTACTTTATCTTCCCTTGAGCATATTAGATTGCGGTCTGGTATGTATATAGGGAGACTTGGTGACGGTTCTAATATTGATGATGGTATTTATGTTTTGATAAAGGAAATAGTTGATAATTCCATTGATGAATTTATTATGGGATATGGGAAGGAAATATTTATAAGGAAAGAAAATAATATTATTGGAGTCAGAGATTATGGACGAGGCATTCCTCTTGGAAAAGTTGTAGATAGTGTTTCTGTTATTAATACTGGTGCTAAGTATAATGATGATGTATTTCAATTTTCTGTGGGTCTTAATGGAGTTGGAACTAAAGCTGTCAATGCTTTAAGTTCAAGATTTTTTGTGAGGTCAATAAGAGATGGCAAATTTTTTGAAGCTCTTTTTTCTAAGGGAAATTTGATGAAGACTTCAGAGGGGAATTCTGATGAAATAAGTGGCACTTATATTGAATTTTTGGCTGATACAGAGATTTTTGGTAATTATAAATATAGCGAAGATTTTTTAAAGAGGAGATTTTTTCATTATGCTTGTTTAAATAAAGGTTTAAAAATCAATTATAATGATCAAATTTTTGAGTCTAAGAAAGGGCTATTAGATTTTATAAATTCTGAAATTAAAAATGAAGATTTACTTTATGATTTTGTTTATTATTCTAGCAAGACTTTAGAATTTGCTTTTTCTCATACAAGTAATTACGGAGAGACTTATTTTTCGTTTGTCAATGGACAGTATACTAGTGATGGAGGAACGCATCAGACAGGATTTAGAGAGGGTTTTGCTAGAGCTATTAATGATTTTCTTAAGAAAACATATTCATCTACTGATATTAGAGAAGGACTTGTAGCTACTCTTTCTGTTAAGATAAAAGACCCAATATTTGAAAGTCAGACTAAAAATAAGCTTGGAAACATTGAAACTAGGAGCAATGTTGCTAAAGAAGTGCAAAAAATAATTTCAGAAATTCTTTATAAAGATAAAACTTTAGCAAAGGTAATTGAAAGTAAAGTAGTTGATAATGAGCGCCTTAGGAAAGAATTGAGTAGCGTGCGAAAAGAAGCAAAAGAAAGAGCTAAAAAAATATCTTTTAAAATTCCTAAGCTTAAAGATTGTAAATTCCACTTTAATGAAAAGAGTATTCAATCCGAATCTACTATGATCTTCTTAACAGAAGGAGATTCTGCAACAGGTTCAATGGTGTCTTGTAGAGATGTGTATACACAAGCTATATTTTCTCTTAGGGGCAAACCTCAAAATATGTTTGAGAAAAGTAAGTCTGAGATATATAAAAATGAGGAACTTTACAATATGATGGTAGCTCTTGGGATTGAAGAATCGATTGAAAATTTAAGATACAATAAGGTGGTTATTGCTACAGATGCTGATTTTGATGGTTTCCATATTAGAAATTTACTTTTGGCATTTTTTTTAACTTATTTTGAAGATTTGGTTTTAAATGGACATATGTATATATTAGAAACTCCGCTTTTTAGAGTAAGGAATAAAAAAAATACTGTTTATTGTTATTCTGAAGAAGATAAACAAAAAGCTATTCTTGAAATAAGTGATCCTGAAGTAACAAGATTTAAAGGGCTTGGAGAAATTTCTCCGAATGAGTTTAGGAATTTTATTGACATTTCTAATATTAAACTTACAAAGGTTGATCTTTTTAATATTAAAGATATAAAAGAAAATTTGGGATTTTATATGGGCCAAAATACTTCTGAGAGACGTAACTTTATTATGGAGAATTTAATTTAA
- a CDS encoding lysophospholipid acyltransferase family protein produces MRILRNIVAYVNIISLFLIFTFLFPVYLIFKIFKFENFFIKFSFILMRFGINVSLWLANIKVVVTKDDDVCLSSKDGVVIMGNHVGAMDPIFLIYVFIQPFIIVAKRSLFNIPFLNLILISIGAIPVNRSSIKSSANAQKRAMEVIKEGRFIGIFPEGTRSRKGGEVGKFKRGAMNLALRTNSSIIPVSLLNTHKVFIKNFIFNSGLSVYVHVHSLIDVSVLKNDERENLHVIVRDKIVKKLEKMKMQYSVDRDLNEDK; encoded by the coding sequence ATGAGAATATTAAGAAATATTGTTGCTTATGTTAATATTATTTCCTTATTTTTGATTTTTACCTTTTTATTTCCAGTATATTTAATTTTTAAAATTTTTAAATTTGAAAATTTTTTTATAAAATTTAGTTTTATATTGATGAGGTTTGGTATTAATGTTAGCTTATGGCTTGCTAATATTAAGGTTGTTGTTACTAAAGATGATGATGTTTGTTTATCTAGTAAAGATGGTGTAGTGATTATGGGAAATCATGTTGGTGCAATGGATCCAATATTTTTAATTTATGTATTTATTCAACCCTTTATAATAGTTGCCAAGAGATCGCTTTTTAATATTCCTTTTCTTAATTTGATATTAATTTCAATAGGAGCCATTCCTGTAAATAGGAGTAGCATAAAATCTTCTGCTAATGCTCAAAAGAGGGCCATGGAAGTTATTAAAGAAGGAAGATTTATTGGAATTTTTCCCGAAGGAACTAGAAGCAGAAAAGGTGGTGAGGTGGGAAAATTTAAGAGGGGAGCTATGAATTTAGCTTTAAGGACAAATTCTTCAATTATACCTGTATCTCTTCTTAATACACATAAAGTCTTTATTAAAAATTTTATATTTAATTCAGGTTTGTCTGTATATGTTCATGTGCATTCTTTAATAGATGTTTCTGTTTTAAAAAATGATGAGAGAGAAAATCTTCATGTTATTGTTAGAGATAAAATAGTTAAAAAATTAGAAAAAATGAAAATGCAATATAGTGTTGATAGGGATTTAAATGAAGACAAATAA
- a CDS encoding pallilysin-related adhesin, with translation MRFKLILSLFFMLFSCAKVNKDFIIFNKGIKGPSELNYSDVGVSNSGNNGEDIFGSLIDLKGYKILSVQQENLNLDVYFEQVVLAQDFSDLKSYLFIIGFDPKTQEAIVLFKEQVDIDSKKSYNMYLEDITGDYDFDIVVQGFLNEETVLYVFQKAIANDVSSYRPIFFNKVNGSIIINKYERSPAYDDKQSRESYSISLEKYDKQGEDIIVSRVEMYEYSHLQRKYYPLSASEKVRRIDSDVYKTLKDLTKEGVYKFLYGVWYDSGTYQKAGKSGFKDILFLSFSRYFNEISIFKKNYQEIAHIEYMSKPAYNTLNISTKSIFSDLIVYNFWIKIIDESNIEVKVDTGTDAYDKYGFSGIFKRFDNSILEENSNGKNFFIPSGNYVYKDIIYDFSYPNLTYIIEDNIYYGIFNVFSLKNNLILEYEVSIGDGRLRESFIIEYSERVVQNQKFSTIILNPVKILKDEVSLVKGQKLKLERIEKLD, from the coding sequence ATGCGTTTTAAATTAATTTTATCTTTATTTTTTATGTTATTTTCTTGTGCTAAGGTAAATAAAGATTTTATTATTTTTAATAAAGGGATAAAAGGCCCTAGTGAATTGAATTATTCTGATGTGGGTGTTTCAAATAGTGGTAATAATGGAGAAGATATTTTTGGGTCGCTTATTGACCTTAAGGGTTATAAGATTCTTTCAGTTCAACAGGAAAATTTAAATTTAGATGTTTATTTTGAACAAGTGGTTTTAGCACAGGATTTCTCAGATCTTAAATCTTATCTTTTTATAATTGGTTTTGATCCTAAAACTCAAGAGGCTATAGTTCTTTTTAAAGAGCAGGTGGATATTGATTCTAAAAAGTCTTACAATATGTATCTTGAAGATATTACTGGTGATTATGATTTTGATATAGTTGTTCAAGGGTTTTTAAATGAAGAGACTGTTTTATATGTTTTTCAAAAGGCAATTGCTAATGATGTTTCTTCATATAGGCCTATATTTTTTAATAAAGTAAATGGAAGTATTATTATAAATAAATATGAAAGATCTCCAGCTTATGATGATAAGCAGTCTAGGGAAAGTTATTCTATTTCTTTGGAAAAATATGACAAACAGGGTGAAGATATAATAGTTAGCCGAGTTGAAATGTATGAATATTCTCACTTGCAGAGAAAGTATTATCCTTTATCTGCAAGTGAGAAGGTAAGACGAATAGATAGTGATGTTTATAAAACTTTAAAGGATTTAACCAAAGAGGGGGTTTATAAGTTTTTATATGGTGTTTGGTATGATAGTGGTACATATCAAAAGGCAGGAAAGTCAGGTTTTAAAGATATTTTATTTTTGTCATTTAGTAGATATTTTAATGAAATTAGTATTTTTAAGAAAAATTATCAAGAAATAGCACATATTGAATATATGTCAAAGCCTGCTTATAATACTCTTAATATTAGTACTAAGTCTATTTTTTCAGATTTAATAGTATATAATTTTTGGATAAAAATTATTGATGAAAGTAATATTGAGGTAAAAGTTGATACTGGGACTGATGCTTATGATAAATATGGGTTTTCAGGTATTTTTAAACGATTTGATAATTCTATCTTGGAAGAAAATAGCAATGGAAAGAATTTTTTTATTCCAAGTGGTAATTATGTTTATAAGGATATTATTTATGATTTTTCTTATCCTAATCTTACTTATATTATTGAAGATAATATTTATTATGGAATTTTTAATGTTTTTAGTTTAAAAAATAATTTGATTCTTGAGTATGAAGTTAGCATAGGTGATGGTAGATTGAGAGAATCTTTTATTATTGAATATAGCGAAAGAGTAGTACAGAATCAAAAATTTTCTACAATTATTCTTAATCCTGTTAAAATTTTGAAAGATGAAGTAAGTTTAGTTAAAGGACAGAAATTGAAGCTTGAGAGAATAGAAAAATTGGATTAA
- a CDS encoding peptidyl-prolyl cis-trans isomerase, translated as MSKRIKKIREDMSKTTNYFDSNDKRIGILSLLSLILIVFGFIIAPLIPGLFDRYDLSGLRFGTYKGQPIYYEKGNKFARYVNYYSNLYSKLIQNKDNSDMEYSIWNLAFAKYIEDIAFLDLAKSNSFYVSKGMLNKHLINSYEYLDSAGNFSFKKYKKVSDYQKFKIHSEAVEDLLSSNIQILLNSSFIFADVLLNSIKEMSKIRRDISYVTLSYQDFPQDGIISYAERSLNLFKSIEVVSIRFKNLGDANDAYEKLSNDTPFEEIAKFYSDDIVNFKGVASSKKYYFDFDLAFDRKEDVRLIFALKVNEISKPIKTKNSNEYEIYKALSNVYNFDKNSEHDISVVRNYVETYEPSIIEAFLEENLNKVIAEMNTDGVQKALRNYNLSLKKDIVNLAYNMSVYPSTLGDELSVFKNSKDFYDIIFGLKENNWSKPFLADRKVYVFFLNSDGSYSIKSNDIITENSILDNLYHANSRLIIDSMLNKGNFEENFSNAFFALQNFD; from the coding sequence ATGAGTAAGAGAATAAAGAAGATAAGAGAAGATATGTCTAAAACTACTAATTATTTTGATTCTAATGATAAGAGGATTGGTATTTTGAGTCTTTTGTCTCTTATATTAATTGTGTTTGGATTTATCATAGCACCTTTGATTCCAGGTTTGTTTGATAGATATGATTTATCTGGGTTAAGATTTGGCACTTATAAGGGACAACCAATTTATTATGAAAAGGGAAATAAATTTGCCAGATATGTTAATTATTATTCAAATCTTTATTCTAAATTAATACAAAATAAAGATAATTCTGATATGGAGTATTCTATTTGGAATTTGGCTTTTGCTAAATATATAGAAGATATTGCTTTTCTTGATTTAGCAAAATCTAATAGCTTTTATGTTTCAAAGGGTATGTTAAATAAACATTTAATAAATTCTTATGAATATCTAGACTCTGCTGGTAATTTTAGCTTTAAGAAATATAAAAAAGTATCTGATTACCAGAAGTTTAAAATTCATAGTGAAGCAGTTGAGGATTTACTGTCTTCTAATATTCAGATTTTGTTGAACAGTAGCTTTATATTTGCAGATGTTCTTCTTAATTCTATTAAGGAGATGAGCAAGATTAGAAGAGATATTTCATATGTTACACTTTCTTATCAAGATTTTCCACAAGATGGGATAATTTCTTATGCTGAGAGATCTTTAAATTTATTTAAAAGCATTGAGGTTGTATCTATTCGTTTTAAAAATTTGGGAGATGCAAATGATGCTTATGAAAAATTATCTAATGATACGCCTTTTGAGGAGATTGCTAAATTTTACTCTGATGATATTGTTAATTTTAAGGGAGTTGCTTCTTCTAAAAAATATTATTTTGATTTTGATCTTGCTTTTGATAGGAAAGAAGATGTAAGATTAATTTTTGCTTTGAAAGTTAATGAAATTTCTAAGCCTATTAAAACTAAAAATAGTAATGAATATGAAATTTATAAAGCATTAAGTAATGTTTATAATTTTGATAAAAATTCAGAACATGATATTAGTGTGGTTAGAAACTATGTAGAAACTTATGAACCAAGCATTATTGAAGCTTTTCTTGAAGAGAATCTTAATAAGGTCATTGCCGAAATGAATACTGATGGGGTACAGAAAGCTCTTAGAAATTATAATTTATCATTGAAGAAAGATATTGTCAATCTTGCTTACAATATGAGTGTTTATCCTAGTACTTTGGGTGATGAATTGTCTGTTTTTAAGAATAGTAAGGATTTTTATGATATCATTTTTGGCTTAAAAGAAAACAATTGGTCTAAGCCTTTTTTAGCAGATCGTAAAGTTTATGTATTTTTCTTAAATTCAGATGGCAGTTATTCTATTAAGTCGAATGATATAATTACAGAGAATAGTATTCTTGATAATCTTTATCATGCAAATAGTAGGCTAATAATAGATTCTATGTTAAATAAAGGTAATTTTGAAGAAAATTTTAGTAATGCATTTTTTGCCTTGCAGAATTTTGATTAA
- a CDS encoding protein-glutamate O-methyltransferase, with product MGSNKFTIDIKPNELNRLTKIVYNNFGINLSEKKKLLIESRLSSTIKAKNFNNFTEYINYLENNESQISLIELVDKISTNHTYFFREPNHFEFLEKKLLPKMINQMSKSDEKEIRIWSAGCSSGEEPYTIAMIINEHISTNKVHLNIKILATDISITVLKEANQGIYSGDRIKNLPKHLKLKYLNQLKNEKFEVKDSLKKMVQFKKLNLMDEYFPFKKKFDLIFCRNVMIYFDEETRNLLAEKFNKYLKDDCYLLIGHSETIRGNKNFEYIMPATYKKLH from the coding sequence ATGGGAAGTAATAAGTTCACTATTGACATAAAACCAAATGAACTCAATAGGCTAACAAAGATAGTTTACAATAATTTTGGCATTAACCTTAGTGAGAAAAAAAAATTGTTGATTGAAAGTAGGCTATCTTCGACAATTAAAGCAAAGAATTTCAACAATTTTACAGAATATATTAACTACTTAGAAAATAATGAAAGCCAAATATCCTTAATAGAATTAGTAGATAAAATATCAACAAATCATACTTATTTTTTCAGAGAACCTAATCATTTTGAATTTCTTGAAAAAAAACTTTTACCCAAAATGATTAATCAAATGTCAAAATCAGATGAAAAAGAAATTCGTATATGGTCAGCTGGATGTTCAAGTGGAGAAGAGCCTTATACAATTGCAATGATAATAAATGAACACATAAGCACTAATAAAGTCCACCTAAATATAAAAATATTGGCAACTGACATTTCAATTACTGTTTTAAAAGAAGCTAATCAAGGAATTTATTCAGGAGATCGTATAAAAAATCTGCCTAAACATTTAAAACTTAAATATTTAAATCAACTTAAAAATGAAAAATTCGAAGTTAAAGATTCACTTAAAAAAATGGTTCAATTTAAAAAATTGAATTTAATGGACGAATACTTTCCATTCAAGAAAAAATTTGATTTAATTTTCTGTAGAAATGTAATGATTTATTTTGATGAAGAAACTAGAAATCTACTTGCCGAAAAATTTAACAAATATTTAAAGGATGATTGCTATCTACTCATTGGTCACTCAGAAACAATTAGAGGAAATAAAAATTTTGAGTACATTATGCCTGCAACATACAAAAAATTACACTAG